In one window of Flavobacterium ginsengisoli DNA:
- a CDS encoding DUF6452 family protein has translation MKKLISLLLLFTFGLSSCEKDDICDSNTPTTPRLVMTFYDISNPTKTKNVTNLKVIGENMKEGIVFNESLAEDDSLRYVTSGSSVSIPLKVNDTTSTFKFIYSSLSTTAINTDIIKFRYTTKNVYVSRACGFKTIFELKSRPPFIQTDPDSVLWMTEVDLVNPNIESENETHINVYF, from the coding sequence ATGAAAAAATTAATCTCTCTTTTACTGCTCTTTACTTTCGGCTTATCTAGTTGCGAGAAAGATGATATCTGTGATTCTAACACACCAACTACACCAAGATTGGTTATGACATTTTATGATATATCTAATCCGACAAAAACGAAAAATGTTACCAATCTAAAAGTTATTGGTGAAAATATGAAAGAGGGAATTGTTTTTAATGAAAGTCTTGCGGAAGATGATTCATTGAGATATGTGACCAGTGGAAGTTCAGTATCAATTCCTTTGAAGGTTAATGATACTACATCAACTTTCAAATTTATTTATAGTTCATTAAGCACAACTGCTATTAATACAGATATTATTAAATTTAGATACACTACAAAAAATGTGTATGTTTCAAGAGCTTGTGGTTTTAAAACCATTTTTGAATTAAAGAGCAGACCACCATTTATACAAACCGATCCAGACTCTGTTCTATGGATGACCGAAGTTGATCTAGTAAACCCTAACATTGAATCTGAAAATGAAACACACATTAACGTTTATTTCTAG